CGCTTATGATAGCACTAAAAAATCAAATTTGCAAATTTAATTCTTATCTATCATCGCCTTTGCGGCATCTAAGACACTTGTCACATTGTCTTTTATCCACTTTTTATCCATCCATTGTTGAGGTCTTACCTCTTCGCCTTGGACTAAAATTCCAAAGTGAAGGTGATCTCCAAGTGCAAGGCCGCTAGTTCCAGTTGTACCTATTTGATCGCCAGCAGCAACCATATCGCCCTCTTTTACCTTCGCACTTGAGCAGTGTCCGTAAAGTGAATAAAGTCCAAATCCATGATCTATCACAATGTTTAAACCATAAATTCCATTCTCAGATGCTAACACGACGCGGCCCGCATTGCTAGCTATTATCGGAGCTGATGCCACGCTTGCAAAATCTATACCCATGTGCCACGATTCACTTACTTGCTCATTATTATATGTATAGAAGCGGTGGTCGGCAAAATCAGCTACTTTCTTGCCATTTCTAAGTGGATAAAATGGGATGATATTAAAGCCGTTTGTGATGTCAGTATCGACGTTTGAAGTGAGTGCTGTTATCTTCTCTTCATTTAAGTTTCTTAGTGTTTCATTGACAAATTTCATCTTATCAAGCCTAGAAAGAGCGTTTGGATCTTTGGCGTATTGATCTGTTAGATCAACGATCTTTCCGTCTAAAAATCTATCATTTAAAGCAATGGTTGAAGTCTTGTATTTTACATTTTCATAAAAATATCTCACGTGAGATTTGCTCTCATTGCCCGCAAAGTCTCTTGCGATGACCTCAGCGCTAAAGTTTTCAACCTGTACTGGCCAAGCAACAAGTGCTGCATAAAAGCCCTCTTTGTAAAATGGCACAGCCTTAAATTTCTTACCAAAATTTGTCTGGACATAAACCTCTTTTAGCTGATTATCAGTCGCTCTAAAGACGACAACAGCGCTACCGCCTTTTGAGATAGAGTAAGACTGAGAAAGCACGTAAAGATCAGGCTTTGATGTATCAAGTACGACTTCAACTTTTTTGCTTGCTTTATTGCCAGTAAAAAAGCCCCATTTGCTAGTATCGACCGCTTCTATACTCATCTCATAAGTGTCTTTTTGAGCAAAAAATCCAGTCTTTGGGAAGGTCAAATTTACATCAAGCTCGGTGCTTGGGTTTTGTATGATTTGATTTAGTAAATTT
This genomic stretch from Campylobacter concisus harbors:
- a CDS encoding M23 family metallopeptidase produces the protein MYRRGIGGFGIVVVLLVLILAGGFGYALMSKDFERNEPIIGVADKVYWNLRSPMNIKFKDDSGIKFVRISINDGKNDLNLLNQIIQNPSTELDVNLTFPKTGFFAQKDTYEMSIEAVDTSKWGFFTGNKASKKVEVVLDTSKPDLYVLSQSYSISKGGSAVVVFRATDNQLKEVYVQTNFGKKFKAVPFYKEGFYAALVAWPVQVENFSAEVIARDFAGNESKSHVRYFYENVKYKTSTIALNDRFLDGKIVDLTDQYAKDPNALSRLDKMKFVNETLRNLNEEKITALTSNVDTDITNGFNIIPFYPLRNGKKVADFADHRFYTYNNEQVSESWHMGIDFASVASAPIIASNAGRVVLASENGIYGLNIVIDHGFGLYSLYGHCSSAKVKEGDMVAAGDQIGTTGTSGLALGDHLHFGILVQGEEVRPQQWMDKKWIKDNVTSVLDAAKAMIDKN